AGTCTTGCAGAGGACTTTAATCGTGAATGTTGGAGACATTTTGGTTTGATTAATTGAGGATAGTAAAATAGGGTAATTAATTTAACTGATTTTTAACCATAGTTAATATTATATTAGTAAATTATGTTGAAATTACTGCAATAATGCTAGATTAGAGAAAATGTGTATTATTAATGCTATTTTTGAGAAAATGCCAATAATTTTGTTACCATTGAGAATTTATAAAAACATAATGCTACCATAGAGAATTTCCCAATAAAATATCTACCGACACTACttctataaataaataaataaactatAATGACTTATGAGAGGGGAATCGAAAGTAAATCTTGGGTGAAATGTTGAAAAGAGTACGGAGTAACTTATTTATGATTCTACTCCGTGTACTATACACTAGTCATTAAGTGATAATCGATTACTTTACTAGCACAAATTTTCATCAACAAATCAATTTCTCCTTCTGCAAATTAAAAAAGGGCACAtttgtcaaatacaacataataaagttctctatttgcTAATTACAAcatcaaatttctaattttgcaaattacaaccttaaacttgtacATCTATTTTAAGTTACAATccgaaaccattttctggcaaAAATCACCGAAAAATGATATCAtaacgttattaaaaaaaaatcgtgaAGCACATAATatttgtgaaaaaaaaatattttttcgattttttattttatttttgttttaattcttatttatcgatttaattttttttatagaaaatacgtaactatttttttaataacattatgacatcatcttccgATGATTTTCGCaatttcgggttgtaatttaaaatggatgtaacagtttaaggttgtaattgacaaaaataaaaatttgaggttgtaattgacaaatagacaactttattaggttgcatttgacaattttttctttaaaaaaaaaatatagcccCAACTCTCATAAGAAACGAGAGATAAAACCATTACTCTATAGCTCAATAGGCAGAAAAACCCAATAGTTGGGTAAAATTACTCTCCTGGCCTGTCATAATGGAGATTTATTGTAAACGTACATGAATTAAAAGTTACTCCATAATTAAGtccataatatatatatatatggagtacaaaaaataaattaacaaaGTAAGAGATTACCACCAACCAGGTTGGTGGTTGCGACTAGCTAGCTAGTAGCTGGAGTAGCCAATAGTAGCAGTAGGAGCAGGCACAGGCGCAGTAGGAGAAGGCGGCGTAGTAGGAGGAGGCGCAATAGGAGAAGGTGGCGGAGTACTAGTGACCTTCTTGAATACAAACCCAAAGAAGGGGAGAGGTTTATCAATTGGTACAAGACTTAACATCGCCAAATCTGAAGGGCCAGGAATAGTAGCATCCAACTGTTCACAATACTCATAAGGACTCATACGAGAATACCATGGAGCAGGTACGAGGAAACAATAAACAATCTTGTATGATTCAGGCCCAAACGCATGTTCGATCttgaaccaattagtgaagGTTTCAGCACCTGGGTTTCCGATAACTCCATTGGTAGTTACATAGGGTACACCAGAGAAACTATAACCCAGCTGCCACACCCCTAGGTTTCTGCATATGGGGTTTAGCCCGAAAGCAATGTTGACGTCTGAACTTTGTGTGATGTATTTTTGTGAAGGGTTAGCGGGGAAGAAAGTTACGGGGCTGCCTTGTTGAGTCCAGCTCCTATGTTGACCTACGTATAAAGGGCAAAGGCCACCTAAGGGTGCAGCGGTTAAGCCGCCACGGCCTGCTCCCCTGGTTCCCCTAGTGAGGACGTAGTATTGTGAGCCTGCTTCTACTGGGTTCCCATCGATGTCTAGGACTACCGAGTCCGCGGccgtgggaggagagagaaagaagagggTGAGGAGGATGGTTGCAGCTGCAAGAAGAAGGTGGTGAGCCATTATGGTTATATTTGGTTGATTGTTCTACTTGAGTTGGTGCATGGAAATTAAAGATTAGAGTAGGAAGAGATTTTATAGTATGACTAGAAGAAGGGTACGTGTCATGTGTCTAGTAATATTATGGAAATGATGTcaacagaaaaataaaataaaataaaaatcttttAATGAGTATATTATTGTATATGTGATGTTAACGAGTACCTGTCcaataaaatttatttgttaATGATCGAGTAATAGGTTAATAAGATATTTTTAGGTTGATTATTGAATGTCGACGACTCGACGCCCTCCGCTAGCTCATCCATCATTTACCCTTCACATTTATGATTTACCACTAGAGAGGTTAATGGTTAAAGTAGTGTATTATTAGCTGCAGTAAAATATGTAATACTACATTCGTTACACAACTTTTACCATTattgaagaaaaaatatatagtcAAGTGAGTTATTGTTGAATTCGTATCATTATGAAGATtccaaatattaactttttataatatttactaTACTCAATTAGAGATACTAATGATCACAGAAGCAGGTTAGAGTACGtgagaaaataaatgttacatgTGTTGTGAAACAAAGGCCGATAATAGTAAAAGTTAACATACATTATGCAACGGTTTATGGGAGTACCTTGTTCGTTCCTTAAAATTTCAATACGTACTTGCCTACTCTATATTTGGCTACTCCGTATTTGATATGAGATTTAATTTTCTAAATAATTGTAACCCGTACTTGTCTATTCGAGTATGTAGGTTAATCATCTCGATCAACGAACTTATGTTTCTTTCCTATTGTACTCGTTAATACTTAATTTTGTTGAActtaacttttatttttttctcaCTGAATACGAAGTATTAATTAAGGGGGAAAAGAACATAATTAATGTAAGGGTAACTTTTAACTGTATGCTAATAGTTTGCGCCACATAATAATGTTATTTTAATATATAGGGACACGTAAAAGCTTTTGTTAAGAAGAACAATGaaagttttaaattaaaaatgtgGGATTAGCAGTGTGGTTAGTACTAAGTCTCTATCCtgcatatatttatatatataatcaaGAAAACATATGAAAGACATGCAGCTCAGCTTCAATAATTCCTCCCAAGTCCCAACATAAGGACCACCAATGACGCGACTTCTCTTATACGGACTTACGGAGTAATGAATTTCCAGTCCCACTAATTTGCTTCTACTCGTTATCTACCATTCATTCATCATCCAACCTGATTTAATTAAGGACTACCAACGCCAATAATGCGACTTCTCTTATAAATGATCGGGTATTTGATTTCAGATATGATCTGATATGAATTTATTTGATCTGATCTAATTTAATCTGATTTTTTAAATTTAACATTGGAAATAATGTtatgattattttttttgtttgttaaatgattaatttattcaTTCAACTCAGGGCTAAAACCAACAAAATGCAACCAAACTCATAAACACTAAGCAACACACTAGTAAGACAACTAACCCTTGTAACCTTGTAGGAAGTCTTCCCTTAACTAGTACGTAGTACAAACTATGGAATATAGTTCTTTAACACAAACTAGTACAAATTAGAGGTGGCAATAGATCGGGTTTGGATCGGGGGAGGCTCAATCCGCATCCATCCATGACATTTCATCCGTCTTCCAACTCATCCATCATCCGTGAAATTCTTCATTCACATCCGATCCATTCATTATCCACGAGTGATTCGGGTGGATAGGGTTAAAATCGGGTGATATATATTTGAAGCTATATAAAAACAACTTAAAGTGACACATAacatgactatttttcttttaatattttGTGTTACGCTTATgtctactactccctccgtatttttttaagggatacacttgccttttccggccgtatttatttaagagatacacttgctatttttagtaacttatcaaccctaccatctaattaaataatacatctaatataccctatcacccaccatcctattaaacaaataatttcataaacccacccaccctccacccaccaaaatgacttGGTCCCCacatgtttaattattaaaatatctatccaaccccacttgctttattattttattttattcaattatttttcttaatacccgtgcccgaccaagtgtatctcttaaaaaaatacggagggagtataattttatttacaataaataaatatattatgAAAGTAAATGATGACAAATTAAATCATACAACTAGTGTAATAAGTTGATGGATCGGGTGATAGATCGGGTGGTGGCCGGGTTGGATGCACCTTCATCCATATCCGACCCACTTTTCATCCGATCCATCCATCATTTATCAACCATCCACTTATTTTCGGGTTTTCGTCCATATAACTTGGATCAGGTCATCTATCGGATTCAGTTGAAATTGCCAGCTCTAGTACAAATCCTAGACTGAATTTTCCTAACAAGATTAGCAACACCCAATTTACCGATATTCATGTTCTTAGTATAATAAAGGTGATCGAGTAGGTGAACCACCTAATTAATCATGCAACAATACTTCGCAGATAATTGTACGTAGAGGTTAGTTATGATTATTAATAATAGGTTAAATGCTTAATTTTTATAATCACTATTAACATATTTTTTTGTCCATAATTTGCTTGGATCacaagtttttatttatttatttgatagAATTGGATTACAAGTTTAGATTGTGGTCCTAAGAACATTAGCAATGGTGTGTTTCTAGTTCATCACAACACCATCTATTATCTTTGCGGGTAAACTCACCATTGCAGATGGTCCATAGTTTCCCCATGAGGACATGAGGTTATAGTGATTGCTGGATCACTAACCGCCTCGGTCCATGAGCCAACATCCAACGGAATTTGTAAGCTTGTCACTCACTTGCATGAATTTTTTGCCAACTCCTCCCACTTTTTGAGCTCATATAATTGATAAAAGTAGTAGAGAGAATTGTGAAGTTGTTCACCATTGTAGAAAATTATAAGAGGTGGGCCATAATAGTAACTCATGATAGTTAAACTGGAAAGAGATACATTTATTATATTCCGTATTTAACTGTTCATAGACAAGCTCATCATTGCTCATGCTCTAATGTACGAAGTAGATCTGATCAAAAGGCGGGTCGGGCCGGACCAAGGGCATAAAAATCTGGCTATTATGTCGGGTCGGGCCAAACTTTGGGCCAACTTTTtgtgcccaaaacccgctatttcgggcAAAAAATAGCGTGCTTTTCGGGCCATTTTCGGACCGacccaaatttataactaaaattgttatTTTACATTGCCCAAAGCCCGcattttttaaaaattcgggtCGAGCCGCATCGGGCCAAAAAAGGCTGTCCAAAACCCGGTAATTCGGGCCGGACCGGTGTTGATCAGCTCTAGTACGAAGTAGAAGTATAATTTTTCAAACTCCTCATTTCCATTAACAATTCACGGCGGACCCAAAAACTAGATTAATATCACAGGCTTTGGGCTGCACATCCATTTGTTGATTTCTTTGGGCTGACTTTTTTAGGACTTGGAAGTCTTTTCACACTCATGTGAGCCCAATCTACCTACGTAGTGCCGTATAACATAACTTTAAAATATTGTAAATAAAACCAAGAAAACCCAAAGGCCCAAATGGGTGAACTTTAATTTAAATACACaaatttccctcaaaaaaaaaaaaaaaaaaaactaatatagCCAGTGGATAAATAGCTATAAAAATGTTAGAGGGTGCATTGTACAAAAGTGTACCTTAGATGTGTTGCATAACTTTTTCTCTCTTATCTGATTTGAGCGGGTAGACTTATTAGAGATCTATTGCGATAGTCAAAGGACCAATTCAACCAAAATTTAAGCTAATACGGAGTAGTTGAAGCCCCAAGACTAATTTTTATATTCTATAATGCGATATCTCTTCTACAACTTTGGGTTATTATCTTGTTATGCCAAACTAATATTTGATGTTATAaaagcacttctaaaaaaacacaaattaaAATCTAAATCTTATTTAAAGAAGTCGGCACACTTTAGGTATCATGATAAAATAGAATTGACAACGACCCATTATCAAAATTTCTTACCACAAAACCACTCGAGTTTTCAATAACTCCAAGCTCTTTAAACTACGACCTCACAAGATGTGATAATATCATCCAATaataacaacctaaaatcctaggaaaagaaaaaagaaaatcaaagaaaacacttatggttatttatttttataaaaattcacTTCTctaaaaaaagtttaaaaaatcTAAAGTTGGTACTCCCAACGCAGGGGTCCCACATTTCGGATCCCCCGCCTTCATAATTCGCACGTGAGAACCTTACCACCCTCTACGTGGAGCATCAGCACCTGCCACGTGTCCTCCTTGTCACGACAAAAGCGCTAAAACTACGTCGTTTCAATTTTGTATAAAActaataaaaggaaaaaaaaatcccaaaaatccTGAGGTCTCAGTCCCACCTTTTTCAGTCACTCTTTTTCTCCCCAAATTCAATTGAATTCCTTACTTATAGGAGAAAATTCATATTCTTTCCTTCAATAAAAATCCAATCGTTTTCCATTTTGGGTTTCTATTTGTAGTAAGGAATTCCAATTCTTTTGTAATATAAATTGGGAattttttgaactttttttatgaattaattGTGAGAAACATTAAGAGTGGAAAATTAATTGAGAATGAGTAATTTAATTGGGAAGAATGTAAGTTTGTCGTTGTTGGAGCATCAAAGCAAGATAAATTCTGGGATTCCAATATTGAAAGCTCAAGCAACATCAAAGTTAAGGAATTCCAACAATACTGTATTTAGTAAGCAATTTTATGGGAAGAGTTTGAGATCTTGCACGAATCCCAAGAATTTCATGGCTACTCGTCGGTTTTCTTATGTTGCCCGTGCTGTTCTTGCTGCTGATCCTGCTTCTCAGGTATACAGTTCTATCCTTTGTTCTTTTTCCcttcattttgatttttatcTTTTTAATGGCTTCGCTTTCGAAATAATATGCCACATTTGATTTTAATGGTGTAGTTTAACGGTAAACTTGTCTTACCTTCTTACCTAAGTACGGAATAATACTTATGGAGTTTCCATAATTATCTATTTACACTTTATATTTTGAATTCTTCGTTAAGAGGACCATCAAACCTTTGGGTGCAGGTGCACCTGAGGCCTGAGTGCATCTAGTTATTGTTTTGGACTTTTGGTATATCCTAAAATGGAACAATTGCAAACGTTTTTTATTTGTAAATTTGGTATCATCTAATGATGGACATTGGTGATCGTATTGCTTTTGGGTGTTTACAGAAGCAACCTTTTCAAATTTCACAATTAAAGGTGGTTACTTTTGGTTAAAAAAATGTGCATATTTGGAAGTGTTAAACAAGACCTTATGTTTAAGCAACTCCTTCTTTTGATTGTATTTTTTCCTGTTTTTAGAATGTCAATGCATATTTCTTGCCGTGTCAGAAATCAAAGACAATGTTGTTCATCATTTTAATCAAACGACTTAGAAATCATTAGGATGATTGTATTCACGTTTAATGGATACGTCGTACAAACTTATCTTTGGTGTTGGGGTTCTGTATGGTGACGCCTGTACGTATACTCTCTTTATCTGGAAATATAATGTGATTATAGTTTTAGTCACATTATGTGATATGTAAGGATATCCTGAAAAAAGAACTCACATCTTCTGAAATAGTAATGTCATCCTTATAGGAGGTCCTTCTAAAGTTATGTCATCCTTAATTACGAGGATTGGGTGTATTGGGacaatgtgacaattaattGCGGCATAAGAGTATAAAATACAGGTTTTTaagtttgtacttgtacttgtgATGTCTAGTTTAGTCAAACTAGAATGTGTTTCTTAGCTATACAGTTTAGGATATGATCATTCTTAAGTGTATATTAATATGTGAATACGTTCATTGGTATGTATACAAATATACCTTTTCGGTTTTCACATGTCTTTCTCGAGGaggaaaaaaagaacaaatgtcTTATGCTTATCATGCTATCAAGAGCAGGTTATGACGCCGATTATCAGTTACCTGGTGTGGTGATTTGTTGTTTCTAATGTTAGATAAGTTTTTGGAGAAGCCAACATTTATTTGCAAAGTACGCAATAGCAAAATATATGGTTGGTATTGATCACGAAGAAGGCATCCTTCCTTCCTCATTGTGCCAATTCTCACTATCCTCATCAGCTTCTTCACTTGCTTCACCAGAGACCACTGCACGCAATGCAAGCCTTTGATTTTGTTACTCAGTGAGACCCTGCAAGAATGCCTGAGATTAGAGTACATTTCTTTGATCCTCACTTCTCCATTAATACCCTCAACTGCCACTCTGATTTTCACTGTTATTTTCCATCTCACTCCACTGTTATCTTCCAGCTCATTCTATTGCAATATTGCAGTGATATCAGCTACATTAACATCAGCACTTCAGCAGTACATGAAATCTGCATGAAGAATCCTTGACCCATCTCCCATAAATGTCCTTGCATATTCCAGCATTCCCTGTATTGAGTTTAGGTTTTGGGGTTTGAGGAATGGGAAAGGGCTTTGAATGATAAAATTATTGGATAAGCCATCAGATTTATTGTCAGAGAGAAACATCTGTTTAGAATCACAGGGATTGATATTCACATTTATCTTGATGTGACAAGAAATCAAGCAGTAGTATATGTGAGTTTGCTGCGTAAGTGTCAATTTCTTGGAAAATAATAGTAGAACCAAAAGAGCTTGTATAGTTGTATTCAAGACATATCGTAAGCCGTTGTCTGCCCTTTGGTGTAGGGAGTCAGTCAGTCAAAGATCTCCTTGAACTATAACGTCCAGATTTAGCATTATAATAAGCTCCTTGTCTTTTGTGTTAGGCTTTGGACTAATTTCTGCATTTGATTTTGAGCTGTATTTTTCTTAActgaatttgtttaataaggAGACTGTAGCACCTACCCTGACACAGAATTTTGAGTCCTgtcaaaataagtttttcacaTTGGTGCTTATGTTTCTGTATGTGTCAGTTATAAATAGTAAAAACCTAGGTGATTGGATGCTAGGGCGTTGCTTCTAACACTGTGTTATCTTTGTAACCTTTCATTCTGATGGTCTCTGTTTATTGCAGCAAGCCGACAAATACAATCTTGATGGAGATATTGAACTGCAGGTATGAAGGATTTAAAGTCAATTCtgtaattttcatttatttgtGTCTTGATGACCAACTGTCTATAGCTGGAGTTTTCCTTCGTTTAATACACTGAACTTTCAAAAGGTCAATCTGACACATTGTCATTTCATCAGGTTTCAGTGAGCCCTATGTCATCTGGGTGCATTTCTAAAGTGGAGATAGTGGTGACGAATAGTCATGATGACAATATGGTACTTCATTGGGGCGGGATACGTGATAGCAAAGAGTAATTTCACCAGTTGCCTAGCAATCTCTTGTTTCTTTAACAATATATTTGAACACAATTGAGgacgatattttttttaattctttttttagGAAATGGGCGCTTCCTTCACGTAGACCTGATGGTACCAGAGTGCACAAAGATAGGGCACTGAGAACCCCATTTCAAAAGGTAAGTTTGGTGCTTTATAGAAAAATGCTAGCTATTCCATTAGCATATCCCTTTTATATGATATAGAGTTGCTTTGGGTCTACCTGGCACTGCATTCACGGTATCGTATGTTACGCATGATCCTAATGTATATTTGCGACTTTGTGTTTACAGTCAGGTTCTGGTTGTTCGTTGACAATAGAGATTGATGATCCAGCAGTGCAAGCTATCGAGTTTCTTATTTTAAATGAAGCCCGGAATATATGGTGAGTTAACATTGTTTCTCTCTATCCGTTATTAGTTTTCCGAGTGTATAGTTTCATTAAATAACCAATAAATTCTTCTGATATATGTTTCTCAAAATCTACTGTCGTGTTGGTAGGTTTAAGAATAATGGGCAGAACTTTCATGTAAGGTTGCCTAGGAAATCTGAGCATGCTCAACAGGTTCCCGAGGATCTTGTGCAGGTTCAAGCTTATCTCAGATGGGAAAGAATGGGT
This sequence is a window from Spinacia oleracea cultivar Varoflay chromosome 1, BTI_SOV_V1, whole genome shotgun sequence. Protein-coding genes within it:
- the LOC110799217 gene encoding 21 kDa seed protein-like, giving the protein MAHHLLLAAATILLTLFFLSPPTAADSVVLDIDGNPVEAGSQYYVLTRGTRGAGRGGLTAAPLGGLCPLYVGQHRSWTQQGSPVTFFPANPSQKYITQSSDVNIAFGLNPICRNLGVWQLGYSFSGVPYVTTNGVIGNPGAETFTNWFKIEHAFGPESYKIVYCFLVPAPWYSRMSPYEYCEQLDATIPGPSDLAMLSLVPIDKPLPFFGFVFKKVTSTPPPSPIAPPPTTPPSPTAPVPAPTATIGYSSY